A stretch of the Thermofilum adornatum genome encodes the following:
- a CDS encoding PaREP1 family protein produces the protein MSLTIPRRLAEDPKRRNLDPEPLVVDFLVSMLEPDPHAAAESHLELAVRYLEEGKNLIDTDPVQASEKLYKVAEEAVKALTTHFNLKDILEDVEKSGTWSLGKLEKAVLSISDKVGDWFRSSWDTAWALHVWGFHEAKFDAEDVRRRLPSIDRMVTEAQRIAEKK, from the coding sequence ATGAGCCTGACGATTCCTAGAAGACTAGCTGAGGATCCCAAGAGGAGAAACCTGGACCCAGAGCCCCTTGTAGTCGATTTTCTAGTCAGTATGCTGGAACCCGACCCCCACGCAGCCGCAGAGTCCCACCTAGAACTAGCTGTGAGATACCTAGAAGAGGGAAAGAATCTCATCGACACGGACCCCGTCCAGGCCAGTGAAAAACTCTACAAGGTCGCGGAGGAGGCCGTCAAGGCGCTCACAACACACTTCAACTTAAAGGATATCCTTGAAGATGTAGAGAAGAGTGGAACCTGGAGCCTCGGGAAGCTCGAGAAGGCCGTTCTAAGCATATCCGACAAGGTGGGCGACTGGTTCAGATCCTCATGGGACACTGCGTGGGCGCTCCACGTCTGGGGCTTCCACGAGGCAAAATTCGACGCCGAAGATGTCAGGAGGAGGTTGCCGAGCATCGATAGAATGGTTACAGAAGCCCAGAGGATCGCCGAAAAGAAGTAG